One genomic window of Deltaproteobacteria bacterium includes the following:
- a CDS encoding ROK family transcriptional regulator, which translates to MSQLIRDASTLRDANLSMAFEAIWTADGMTRAELSRRLGMSRSTSSSLVQELIDYGLVREDGPAASTSGRRAITLRPNNQTWFVLGVDIGASHVSTLLMSLSGEVVSTRRERVDARNKPDLALDAVCGQAKDMMTASRLTAGQILGMGVAIPAPVEHGTNSRICEETMAAWVGLDVEESLGKRLGIRCIIDNDANLGALAEHWWGVGRQVRNMIYLKLATGVGCGVIIDGQLHRGQTGFCGEVGHMLLGDPNGDGRRSFNDLVGRNQLAARYEELSSQDEGSARIVIKSNQTLAQKAQEGEKNAKTVIEEAGNWVGVAVANVIHLLNPELIVLGGSLAACGDLLLKPVQETVGRLGGWIKLRETRVTLGRLGERDVATGAATIVVQAVQSDITGWMSRINEASEIERAKA; encoded by the coding sequence TTGAGTCAATTGATTCGTGATGCTTCAACACTCCGCGATGCCAATCTATCGATGGCGTTCGAGGCAATTTGGACCGCCGATGGGATGACCCGCGCGGAACTGTCTAGGCGTCTCGGAATGAGCCGTTCAACGTCGTCCTCCCTGGTACAAGAACTTATAGACTATGGGTTGGTACGTGAGGATGGACCGGCTGCTTCGACGAGCGGGCGCCGAGCCATAACACTTCGGCCTAACAACCAAACATGGTTCGTTTTGGGCGTGGATATAGGCGCTTCGCACGTCAGTACATTGTTGATGTCGCTAAGCGGCGAAGTGGTCTCTACCCGGCGTGAGCGTGTTGATGCACGAAATAAGCCCGATCTAGCGCTTGATGCGGTTTGCGGTCAGGCGAAAGACATGATGACGGCTTCTCGGTTAACCGCGGGCCAAATCCTCGGCATGGGTGTAGCTATCCCTGCTCCGGTAGAGCACGGGACGAATAGCCGCATTTGTGAAGAAACGATGGCAGCCTGGGTAGGCCTTGACGTTGAAGAGAGTCTGGGCAAGCGATTGGGAATTCGCTGCATCATCGATAACGATGCCAACTTGGGTGCTCTAGCCGAACATTGGTGGGGAGTAGGGCGCCAGGTTCGCAATATGATTTATCTAAAGCTGGCAACAGGTGTGGGGTGCGGCGTCATCATTGATGGCCAGCTGCACCGGGGCCAGACGGGTTTCTGCGGTGAAGTTGGGCATATGCTCCTAGGTGACCCAAACGGTGACGGGCGGCGTTCGTTCAACGACCTGGTCGGACGCAACCAATTGGCAGCACGCTATGAAGAGTTGTCCTCTCAAGATGAGGGTTCGGCACGGATAGTCATTAAATCGAACCAAACCCTGGCCCAGAAGGCCCAAGAGGGTGAGAAAAACGCGAAGACCGTCATTGAAGAAGCCGGAAACTGGGTGGGCGTTGCCGTGGCCAACGTCATTCACCTCTTAAACCCGGAATTGATTGTGCTCGGTGGTTCTCTTGCCGCATGTGGGGACCTCTTGCTTAAGCCAGTGCAGGAAACCGTGGGTCGATTGGGCGGCTGGATTAAGCTGCGAGAAACGAGGGTGACTTTGGGCCGGCTGGGTGAAAGAGATGTCGCGACCGGCGCGGCAACGATTGTTGTTCAGGCGGTTCAGTCCGACATCACAGGATGGATGAGCCGAATTAACGAAGCGAGCGAGATTGAGAGAGCTAAAGCATGA
- a CDS encoding glycoside hydrolase family 16 protein, with amino-acid sequence MRIVILLCTAACLAGCLGDQAIPQTTPASETWTLAWSDEFETELDSTVWTAEIGTGEAQGLSGWGNDELQYYTGRADNLKVEDGHLVITAVSEDYEGSTYTSARLISQSAKEIQYGRIEASIKVPSGQGLWPAFWLLGKNIDDVGWPACGEIDIMEARGQQPSWIGGALHGPGYSGGSSLNQSYYDKEESFDSAFHVVGVDWDQDRISWWVDGNVYHSVTRGSLQAHQEWVYDQPFFLLLNLAVGGNYVGDPNLDTPFPAEFKIDYIRVYQRN; translated from the coding sequence ATGAGAATAGTTATTCTGTTATGCACCGCAGCTTGTCTTGCTGGCTGCTTGGGGGACCAAGCGATTCCGCAAACGACACCTGCAAGCGAAACATGGACACTGGCCTGGTCGGATGAATTCGAGACTGAACTGGATTCCACTGTCTGGACTGCAGAAATCGGAACGGGCGAAGCGCAGGGGCTCTCTGGGTGGGGCAATGATGAATTGCAATACTATACCGGGCGAGCAGATAACCTAAAAGTAGAAGACGGGCATCTTGTGATTACCGCAGTGAGTGAAGACTACGAGGGCTCAACTTATACCTCTGCTCGGTTGATTTCTCAAAGTGCGAAAGAAATTCAATATGGCCGGATTGAAGCGAGTATCAAGGTACCGAGTGGGCAAGGTTTATGGCCTGCTTTTTGGCTGCTGGGAAAAAATATTGATGATGTGGGTTGGCCGGCTTGTGGTGAAATCGATATCATGGAGGCTCGTGGCCAGCAGCCGTCGTGGATAGGTGGTGCATTGCATGGTCCCGGATATTCTGGAGGCAGCAGCCTGAACCAGTCCTATTATGATAAAGAGGAATCTTTCGACTCTGCATTTCACGTTGTAGGAGTCGATTGGGATCAGGACCGGATATCGTGGTGGGTGGATGGGAATGTTTACCATTCAGTCACGCGAGGGTCACTGCAGGCTCACCAAGAGTGGGTATACGACCAACCATTTTTCTTGTTGCTCAACTTAGCGGTGGGCGGCAACTATGTTGGTGACCCTAATCTAGACACGCCATTTCCGGCCGAATTTAAAATCGATTATATTCGAGTATACCAGAGAAACTAA
- a CDS encoding ABC transporter substrate-binding protein, translating into MLGCHDLGRAPENALVVSVEQQSSWVRRFNPLSPMATPRWPSKGGIYETLMTFNSAKESWVGVLATGFSWDESGTVLRLVLRKQVKWSDGSLFSADDVLFTFELMRTHPGLDTGGVWKHLESVSMTDAGLEFQFKAVHAPLFDGIVQTPIVPKHIWTKVEDPVRYADESPVGTGPFTQVLRFDPMIYELGANPHYWEPGIPKVKRLRFPAYSSNDQATLALVRGEVDWAGNFVPAIDTTYVRKDPDHRRYWFARTGTMVFLYLNQLVDLFKDVDVRRAISCSIDRERLVDIAMFGYTRSAFQSPYSDGFAKWEKSPDQKITGCESLVQKSRDALKNAKPLEILVVSGWSDWVRAAQLVARDLAALGLDVKVRTLEFGTWFGRVQNGDFDMSIGWSAEGSTPYQLMRGLMDPKLALAAGEKSVQNWHRYGDEEAGRLLEILARTVDEKKSLEIVHQLEDRFYATLPSIPLFPNPSWAVFNESNYTGFPDPKTPYAGGSPNALPEAALVLKRLAPVESQP; encoded by the coding sequence ATGTTAGGCTGTCACGATCTTGGCCGCGCACCCGAAAATGCGTTGGTCGTGTCCGTGGAACAGCAATCGTCCTGGGTCCGGCGCTTCAATCCGCTCTCTCCCATGGCTACGCCGCGTTGGCCTAGCAAGGGTGGAATCTACGAAACATTGATGACTTTCAACAGCGCTAAGGAATCTTGGGTCGGTGTGTTGGCGACTGGTTTTAGTTGGGATGAATCCGGTACTGTGCTTCGGCTGGTTCTCAGGAAGCAGGTCAAGTGGTCAGATGGTTCACTCTTTAGTGCAGACGATGTGCTCTTTACATTTGAACTTATGCGCACGCACCCGGGTCTGGATACGGGCGGTGTTTGGAAACATCTTGAATCAGTATCGATGACCGATGCAGGCTTGGAATTTCAATTTAAGGCAGTTCATGCGCCTTTGTTTGATGGCATCGTGCAAACTCCAATTGTTCCGAAACACATCTGGACTAAAGTAGAAGACCCTGTTCGCTATGCTGATGAGAGTCCGGTGGGCACAGGGCCATTCACGCAAGTCCTGCGTTTTGACCCAATGATTTACGAACTCGGTGCCAATCCTCATTATTGGGAACCCGGCATACCGAAGGTGAAACGCTTACGTTTTCCTGCCTATTCTTCAAATGACCAAGCAACATTGGCACTGGTGCGAGGCGAGGTCGATTGGGCGGGCAACTTCGTACCGGCAATCGATACAACCTATGTGCGTAAGGACCCCGACCACCGGCGCTATTGGTTCGCGCGAACGGGAACGATGGTATTCCTTTACCTGAATCAGCTGGTTGACCTTTTTAAGGATGTGGATGTTCGTAGAGCCATCAGCTGCAGCATCGACCGCGAGCGCTTGGTCGACATCGCCATGTTTGGTTACACCCGGTCTGCTTTTCAATCGCCTTACTCTGACGGGTTTGCAAAATGGGAAAAGTCGCCAGATCAGAAAATCACAGGCTGTGAAAGTCTTGTTCAGAAGAGTAGGGATGCATTGAAAAATGCGAAACCTCTTGAGATTTTGGTGGTGTCGGGCTGGTCTGATTGGGTGCGAGCGGCTCAGTTGGTGGCTAGAGATTTAGCAGCTTTGGGCTTAGACGTAAAAGTTCGGACCCTTGAGTTCGGTACATGGTTTGGACGAGTGCAAAATGGTGACTTCGACATGAGCATCGGATGGTCTGCCGAAGGGTCGACACCTTATCAGCTCATGCGAGGGTTGATGGACCCTAAGCTGGCGCTTGCCGCTGGCGAGAAGAGTGTTCAAAATTGGCACCGTTATGGAGACGAGGAAGCAGGGCGCTTGCTTGAGATACTTGCTCGTACCGTAGACGAGAAAAAGAGCTTAGAGATTGTTCATCAGCTTGAAGACCGCTTTTATGCCACATTGCCTTCTATTCCGCTTTTCCCAAACCCAAGCTGGGCGGTATTCAATGAGTCGAATTACACCGGGTTCCCCGATCCGAAAACGCCTTATGCAGGTGGTTCGCCGAATGCTTTACCTGAGGCCGCTCTTGTATTGAAGCGGTTGGCACCGGTGGAGAGCCAGCCATGA